The Deltaproteobacteria bacterium HGW-Deltaproteobacteria-4 genome includes a window with the following:
- a CDS encoding ferritin: MGSKGREIIGMDVEVLLDLLRRAYCDEWLAYHQYWLGAKLVKGPMKDAVGAELLQHATEELLHADMVAMRIIQLGGTPPTKPEDWYKLTNCGYDAPDDPFVKTLLVQNIKGEQCAITTYKHLLDLTREADPVTYNMVLQIIQQEVEHEEDLQSLLEDFNLMIGAMK; encoded by the coding sequence ATGGGATCAAAAGGTCGCGAAATTATTGGCATGGATGTCGAGGTCCTGCTGGATCTGCTACGGCGCGCCTACTGCGATGAGTGGCTCGCCTATCACCAATACTGGCTGGGCGCCAAATTGGTCAAGGGGCCGATGAAGGATGCGGTCGGCGCGGAACTTTTACAGCATGCGACGGAAGAGTTACTGCACGCCGACATGGTCGCCATGCGCATCATTCAACTCGGTGGCACCCCGCCGACCAAGCCGGAAGATTGGTACAAACTGACCAACTGCGGTTATGATGCGCCCGATGATCCCTTCGTCAAGACGCTTTTGGTGCAGAACATCAAAGGCGAGCAGTGCGCGATCACGACCTATAAACACCTTCTCGATTTAACCAGAGAAGCGGATCCGGTTACCTACAACATGGTCCTGCAGATTATCCAGCAGGAAGTCGAACACGAAGAGGATCTGCAATCCCTCCTCGAAGATTTCAATCTCATGATCGGTGCGATGAAATAA
- a CDS encoding rubrerythrin family protein, whose protein sequence is MPELKGSKTEQNLHDAFAGESQARNKYTYFAKVAQKEGYERIAAYFLETAENEMEHAKLHFKLLNGIGNTADNLRAAAAGEMDEFSEMYPRMAQQAREEGFPEIAFLFQAIGKIEKAHQERYQKLLEELEAGTLFKQEESARWRCRKCGHLHEGVEAPKVCPVCKHPQGYFELVEEHY, encoded by the coding sequence ATGCCCGAACTCAAAGGAAGTAAAACCGAACAGAACCTGCATGACGCCTTTGCCGGAGAATCGCAGGCGCGCAACAAGTACACCTATTTTGCCAAGGTGGCACAAAAAGAAGGCTACGAAAGAATTGCCGCCTACTTTCTCGAAACCGCCGAGAATGAGATGGAACATGCCAAGCTCCACTTCAAGCTCCTGAACGGCATCGGCAACACCGCTGACAACCTGCGGGCGGCCGCGGCCGGCGAGATGGACGAATTCAGCGAGATGTATCCGCGTATGGCGCAACAGGCCAGGGAAGAAGGCTTTCCGGAAATCGCCTTTCTCTTTCAGGCAATCGGCAAGATCGAAAAGGCCCATCAGGAACGCTATCAAAAACTCCTGGAAGAGCTCGAAGCCGGGACCCTCTTCAAGCAGGAAGAGTCAGCCCGCTGGCGCTGCCGCAAATGCGGTCATCTCCATGAAGGCGTCGAAGCCCCGAAGGTCTGCCCGGTCTGCAAACATCCGCAAGGCTACTTCGAACTCGTCGAAGAGCACTACTAA